The Shewanella pealeana ATCC 700345 genome contains the following window.
TCTCAGTTTGATCTTGAGTTTGGTTGCGGCGGTTTGCAAGTTGATTGGCAGGACCATTGCGCCTTTGAGTTTACTCGAGTGAGCATTTGGGGCCACGATTTTTCAGTTGGACAAAATCAACAAGGAGCCGAGTAGATGAATAAATTACAAACCGTAAAGCAAATGGTCGAACAGCTCGAAGACGGCATGACTATCGGTATCGGTGGTTGGGGACCAAGACGAAAGCCGATGGCGCTAATTCGCGAGATCCTTCGCTCAGACTTAAAAGATCTCACCATTGTTGCCTATGGCGGTGCAGACGTTGGCATGCTTTGCGCTGCCAATAAAGTAAAGAAAGTTATCTTCGCATTTGTATCTCTTGATTTTATTCCCCTCGAGCCCTTTTTCAGAAAGGCTCGTCAAAATGGTGACATCGACATCATGGAAATTGATGAGGGAATGATGTTGCTCGGCTTACGGGCTGCAGCATGGGGTTGCCCATTTATACCGACTCAAGTCGGCTTAGGTACCGATGTCGTTAAGGTTAATCCGGACTTAAAAGTCATTGATAGCCCCTATGACGATAAAGAGTGGGTAGCCATGCCAGCATTGAAGCTCGACGCGGCACTGATCCATGTCGATAGAGCCGATGTTCGCGGTGTGTGTCAAATCACTGGACCCGATCACTATATGGATGATTGGTTTGTTAGAGCGGCTAAAAAAGCCTTGGTGACCTGCGATGAACTTGTGGGATCTGAAGTATTTAACGACCCTAATGCAGCACGCTGTGTTTTTTGGGAGCGTAGCCTAACAACCGCAGTCGCCCATGTCCCCGCGGGTGCTCATCCAACCTCTTGCGCGCCTTTTTACGGTTTTGATACCGCCCATTTTAAAGAATACAACGCTTGTGCGCGTGACGGTGGTTTTGAACTGTATTTCGATAAATATGTAAAAGATAAGTGTGAAAATGATTATCAAGCGTTAGTCGGCGGGGTAGACACCATAAAACAATTAGCCTTACCGGTTTACTAAACATATCAACGACAGCAGCGCCTTGAATACATTGCGAGGCGGTCAAATTTTGCAGCAAGGAAAAGGATAACACGATGACTATAGCGAAAGAGTACAGCTTAGCAGAGCTGATGATATGCGCCGCTGCAGAGGCATTTCGCCATGATGGTGAGGTACTTGCAACCGGTATTGGGCTAATTCCTCGCCTTGGTGCTAGTTTAGCCATGAAAACTTTTAACAGCGATCTGATGATGACAGACTCAGAAGCTTATTTGTTGTCAGAGCCAAATCCGGTAGGGCCAAGAGCTGATAATTACATTCAGCAAAATGAAACATGGATGGGTTTTTCACGGATTTTTGATAATGTTTGGAGCCGTAAGCGCCATGCGATGGTAGGCCCGACTCAAATTGACCAATTTGGTCAGGCAAACATTTCAGCATTAGGCAGTGACTATAGTAAGCCAAAGGTGCAAATGCTTGGCGTAAGGGGCTTTCCTGGCAACTCAATTAGCCACCCTAATTCGTTCTTTGTACCAAGCCACAATACTCGTGTTTTCGTAAAAGGTGAGTGCGATATGGTGGCATCGATTGGTTATAACCCTGAACGGTTGCCAAAAGGCTACCGACTCGATGATATCGATATACGCCTAGTGATAACCGATCTATGCGTGATGGACTTTAACGGCCCGGATCACCAATTACGTTTAGTGAGTCTGCATCCCGGGGTCGCGCTTAATACGGTTATTGAAAATACAGGGTTTGCAATAGACATTGCGCAAAATGTAAAGACAACACCGCCGCCAACCGTTGAGCAACTCGCTATTATTGCCGCGTTAGATCCGCATAACTTAAGAGCAAAACAACTTAAAGACAATCCTCCTGGTGATAGAACCACTAGCGCCAAACTCGTAGAAGAGGTGGCCTAATGTCTAACAATACAGCTCACAGTGAAGCGGCCCCGCAAACTACGGATAACCAACTAGCCGCGCTTGATGTAAGTCAGCGCGAAGATATTGATGGCGTCGTGTTTTATGAGGTGCGGGAACAAGTTGCAATTGTAACCATGAATCGCCCCGAATATAACAATGCACAAAATTCGAAAATGACCTACGCGCTCGACGCCGCTTTTAAACGAGCGTGCGACGACGACAAGGTAAAAGTGATCATACTCGCCGGTGAAGGTAAGCACTTTTCAGCCGGACATGACATCGGCACCCCCGGACGCGACGTTGACCAAGAGTTTGATCGTGCCAGTCTTTGGTACGATCACAGCAATAAAAGCGGCGGTGAGTTTTTATATGCGAGAGAGCAAGAGGTTTACTTAGGTATGTGTCGTCGCTGGCGTGATATGCCGAAGCCGACCATTGCTATGGTACAAGGCGCCTGTATCGCTGGCGGGCTAATGCTAGCCTGGGTATGTGACCTAATTATCTGTTCTGATGATGCCTATTACTGCGACCCAGTTGTTCGAATGGGGATCCCAGGCGTTGAATATTTTGCGCACGTGCATGAGCTTAACTCTCGCATTGCAAAAGAGTTTTTATTCTTAGGCGACAAAATGAATGCTCAGCGTGCTTATGAGTTAGGCATGGTGAACCGAATTTTTTCGAGGAAAGATCTCACTAGCGAGACGTTAACCATAGCTAATAAAATCGCCCAAATGCCACGACTTGGTTTGCAACTAACTAAGCAAGCGATTAATAACGCAGAAGATTTGATGGGCAAACGTAGCACTATGGATATGGTTTTTGGCTTACATCATTTTGCTCATGTTCATAATGAGTCAATATCCGGAGACAAACTCGGTGGCTTTGATGCAAAAGCGATGGCAAAAGCCAACAAGGCTGCCAGCGGTGCAGAGAAGTGCAAGGAGACATCATGAGCCATGCCGTTGATGCTACAAATCCTGTTGATCCAGTGTATGAGCTTAAAACCGATTTAACTGAAATGCTGGGTTGCCGCTATCCCATTGTCCAAACCGCAATGGGTTGGGTGTCAGACGCAAACTTGGTGATTGCAACCACAAAAGCGGGCGGATTTGGATTCTTAGCCGGTGCGACAATAGAGGCTTCTGAGCTAGAAAATGAAATTCTCAAGGTTATTACTGCCACTGGGAATAGTCATTTTGGTCTCAATTTTCATATGTTCCAAGAGAATGCCAAAGAGTGTGTTGATCTCGCGATCAAGTACTCCCTTAGAGCCGTTAGTTATGGCCGAGGCCCAGATAAACAAACCATCTCGCGGCTAAAAGCAGCAAAAGTGTTATGTATCCCTACCGTTGGCGCACTGAAACATGCGTTAAAAGCGCAAGCGCTAGGGGCTGACATCATCACGATTCAAGGTGGAGAAGGTGGTGGCCATACTGGCGGTGTGCCTTCAAGCATACTCTTACCCCAAGTACTCGATGCGGTATCGATTCCAGTAATTGCGGCAGGTGGATTCTCAACCGGACGTGGTTTAGCTGCAGCTTTAGCTTCTGGAGCATGCGGTATAGCAATGGGGACTCGTTTTTTAATGACCTCTGACTCACCCACACCGGCACATACGCTCAATAAGTATTTGGAAGTTAACGACACCCAAGCTATTAAAGTGACAACAGCTGTAGATGGTATGCGCCATAGAATGATTAATTCTCCATTTATTGCGCGCCTTGAAAAAGCCAGCCCATTTGGGCGTCTACGGATCGCACTAGCAAGTGCATGGTACTGGAAAAATGAAACCGGAATGACATTTGCCCACATGGTCAAAGTGTTTATCGAATCGGTGAAAACTGAGCCTGGGGCCGTGTCTCAAGTTGTTATGTCCGCAAATCAGCCAGTGTTATTACAGCGTTCAATGGTCGATGGCCAACCCAATGAAGGCATTCTGCCAAGTGGTCAAGTTGCAGCCTCAATTAATGAACTTATCAGTGTCGATCAGCTAGTAACCGATATCGTAAAACAAGCACATCAATGCTTAAGCCAACTTCAGGCTCGAACATTAATTACCGAGACACCAATCAATAAAAATCACTCTACAAAGGAGGCTAGCTAATTATGGCCAATGCATCGGTTAACCCTATTTCGCTGCCTAAATCAGCATTTATTACAGAGCTAAAAAATGGCGTCGCGGAGTTGGTGATCAACAAACCGCCAGTCAATGCCTTAGATAGCCATGAATGGTTCGCCTTAGCTCATGAGATTGAACGACTCAACGCGGATCTAGCCGTTAGAGTGATTGTTATTCGTGCTGAAGGTCGAGGCTTTTGTGCCGGCGTTGACATTAAAGAACTGGATCAGTACCCAGAACGCATTGTTGCCGTAAATGCCGGTAATTATGCGACGTTTAAAGCCATTCATCGGGCAACAGTGCCGGTAATTGTCGCCGTTCATGGATTTGTACTGGGCGGTGGAATTGGTATCACAGGTGCTGCAGATATTGTAGTTGCATCCGATTGTGCCACATTTGCACTACCAGAGGTGGATCGCGGCGCAATGGGCGGTGGAGCCCATTTACAAAGATTGTTCCCGGTACAGAAAGTACGCTACATGTTTTTTACTGGTGACACTATCACGGCACCAGATGCAGAGCGCTATGGCTTTATTGAGCGCATCGTTACTAAGCAAGAGCTGCGTAAAACGGCGTTAGCTATTGCCACTAAAATCGCGGCGAAAAGTCCTGAAATGATCCGTATTGCCAAAGAAGCCTTAAATGGTATTGAAGATGGCAATCTCGAAGACAAATACCGCTGGGAGCAAGGTTTCACACTGCAGGCCTATACCTCTCCAGACTCAGCTGAAACTCGTAAGGCGTTTATCGAAAAGCGTGAAGCGAGCTTTTAGTTTTAACCCTTTACCATTCGAGGCAGCTTATGAATTTAACATATACAAAACAACAACAAGCGTTTCGGTTAGAAGTACGCCAATGGTTAGCGGATAACTTACCGGAACAAAAATTAGCAAGTTACGATACCCGAGAAGGATTTGAGCAACATAGGGTGTGGGAAGGCAAATTATTTGATGCACGTTTATCCATGGTTATGTGGCCAGAAGAGCTTGGCGGTCGCGGTTGTGATCTTATTGAATGGTTGATCTTTGAAGAAGAATATTATGCTGCTGATGCGCCAATGCGGGTTAACCAAAATGGTCAGTTACTACTCGGG
Protein-coding sequences here:
- a CDS encoding CoA transferase subunit A encodes the protein MNKLQTVKQMVEQLEDGMTIGIGGWGPRRKPMALIREILRSDLKDLTIVAYGGADVGMLCAANKVKKVIFAFVSLDFIPLEPFFRKARQNGDIDIMEIDEGMMLLGLRAAAWGCPFIPTQVGLGTDVVKVNPDLKVIDSPYDDKEWVAMPALKLDAALIHVDRADVRGVCQITGPDHYMDDWFVRAAKKALVTCDELVGSEVFNDPNAARCVFWERSLTTAVAHVPAGAHPTSCAPFYGFDTAHFKEYNACARDGGFELYFDKYVKDKCENDYQALVGGVDTIKQLALPVY
- a CDS encoding NAD(P)H-dependent flavin oxidoreductase translates to MSHAVDATNPVDPVYELKTDLTEMLGCRYPIVQTAMGWVSDANLVIATTKAGGFGFLAGATIEASELENEILKVITATGNSHFGLNFHMFQENAKECVDLAIKYSLRAVSYGRGPDKQTISRLKAAKVLCIPTVGALKHALKAQALGADIITIQGGEGGGHTGGVPSSILLPQVLDAVSIPVIAAGGFSTGRGLAAALASGACGIAMGTRFLMTSDSPTPAHTLNKYLEVNDTQAIKVTTAVDGMRHRMINSPFIARLEKASPFGRLRIALASAWYWKNETGMTFAHMVKVFIESVKTEPGAVSQVVMSANQPVLLQRSMVDGQPNEGILPSGQVAASINELISVDQLVTDIVKQAHQCLSQLQARTLITETPINKNHSTKEAS
- a CDS encoding enoyl-CoA hydratase family protein: MANASVNPISLPKSAFITELKNGVAELVINKPPVNALDSHEWFALAHEIERLNADLAVRVIVIRAEGRGFCAGVDIKELDQYPERIVAVNAGNYATFKAIHRATVPVIVAVHGFVLGGGIGITGAADIVVASDCATFALPEVDRGAMGGGAHLQRLFPVQKVRYMFFTGDTITAPDAERYGFIERIVTKQELRKTALAIATKIAAKSPEMIRIAKEALNGIEDGNLEDKYRWEQGFTLQAYTSPDSAETRKAFIEKREASF
- a CDS encoding CoA-transferase subunit beta yields the protein MTIAKEYSLAELMICAAAEAFRHDGEVLATGIGLIPRLGASLAMKTFNSDLMMTDSEAYLLSEPNPVGPRADNYIQQNETWMGFSRIFDNVWSRKRHAMVGPTQIDQFGQANISALGSDYSKPKVQMLGVRGFPGNSISHPNSFFVPSHNTRVFVKGECDMVASIGYNPERLPKGYRLDDIDIRLVITDLCVMDFNGPDHQLRLVSLHPGVALNTVIENTGFAIDIAQNVKTTPPPTVEQLAIIAALDPHNLRAKQLKDNPPGDRTTSAKLVEEVA
- a CDS encoding enoyl-CoA hydratase, which codes for MSNNTAHSEAAPQTTDNQLAALDVSQREDIDGVVFYEVREQVAIVTMNRPEYNNAQNSKMTYALDAAFKRACDDDKVKVIILAGEGKHFSAGHDIGTPGRDVDQEFDRASLWYDHSNKSGGEFLYAREQEVYLGMCRRWRDMPKPTIAMVQGACIAGGLMLAWVCDLIICSDDAYYCDPVVRMGIPGVEYFAHVHELNSRIAKEFLFLGDKMNAQRAYELGMVNRIFSRKDLTSETLTIANKIAQMPRLGLQLTKQAINNAEDLMGKRSTMDMVFGLHHFAHVHNESISGDKLGGFDAKAMAKANKAASGAEKCKETS